In the Methanothermobacter marburgensis str. Marburg genome, TCCCTTTTTAACAACTGGAAGCCCTGATACATTCTCTTTTCTCATGAGTTCAAGGGCTGTTGCCCTGTTTCCTGGAACAGTTACATAGTGTATTTTCTCTGACATTATCTCCTTTACAAGCATGACCAACACCAGAAGAGAGTCGGTTAAAAAAAATGGTTTTCAGTGAACAACAAGGACCGGGCAGCCTGCGGACCTTACCACCTTTTCTGCCACGCTGCCCAGCAGGAATCTGTCAAGGCCGTGTTTGCCTGAGGTTCCCATGACCACGAGATCCACGCCCTCCTTCTCCACTGTCCTTAGTATGGCCTCTGCAGGTGAACCCTCATCGGTCCTGAGTGTCAGTTTAACACCTGCCCCTGATTCCTCAACAAGCTTCTTAACGGCTTCAAGGGACCTTGATGCCTCCTCCTCGAGCATTTCCCTCAGCCTTATTATAAGGTCGTCTGCCGGGAGACCCACGAGGGATGATGTCTCCATAACTGTTAAAGCAATTATTTCGGCTCCGCTTTCCCTTGCAATCCATATAGCATGTTCAGCTGCCTTGTTGGCATGTTTTGAGCCGTCGGTTGGGAGCAGGATTTTACTGTACATAGCCTCACCTCTTAACTAGTTTACCTTTTATTATTAAGTATATTATATTTTTCGATTCAGTACGGTTTATGATGGAGAGGTAGGGGTCAGTGGATAGTTTCTCGGTGATCATGAGGTCCGCCGGGAATCCCTCCTCAATAACACCCCCACCTGTTATCTCCGATGCGTTAACGGTTGTCATCCTCAGCACCTCAAGTGGTGGGAAGTACTCACCTGTGGATCCCCTTGTAACCTTCAGGGTGTACTCCATCTCCCTGAGGAGATCCGGCGAGTTGAACATGACGTTGTCTGTGCCGAGAAGGAGATTTATGCCCATCTCATGCATCCTCTTAACTGGGGGTATACCTGCTGAGAGCGCCCCGTTGGATCTGGGGCACAGCACAACCGAGGCCCCGCTTTCC is a window encoding:
- a CDS encoding universal stress protein is translated as MYSKILLPTDGSKHANKAAEHAIWIARESGAEIIALTVMETSSLVGLPADDLIIRLREMLEEEASRSLEAVKKLVEESGAGVKLTLRTDEGSPAEAILRTVEKEGVDLVVMGTSGKHGLDRFLLGSVAEKVVRSAGCPVLVVH